One region of Rhodocaloribacter litoris genomic DNA includes:
- a CDS encoding heme lyase CcmF/NrfE family subunit has translation MAGTIGHLLILTALVACALAGLAFLQANRSAGSPTEWQRIGRGAWMVMLLAVTAAFGLLIYLNVTHQFQYAYVHQHTSRGLPLKYLVSASWAGQEGSFLLWIVLNALVGAALIRWADRDYEAPVMTVVAFCQVFLISMIAGLRIGAVSIGSSPFLTLAEKFPDAPMLQAGLVPSDGQGLNDLLQNYWMAIHPPTLFVGFASMIVPFAFAVAALWKRRYTEWVRPALPWTLFAVMALGVGIAMGGYWAYETLSFGGYWAWDPVENSSLVPWLIGVAAVHTMIIQKKSGISQKASLFLSILAYMLVIYSTFLTRSGILGDISVHSFVDLGLYNQLLLWILAMGVVGFGLLAYRYRELPRPRQEPALLSREFMIFCGAMLLCAVGAVVLLGTSTPIIGRLFRDNPSTVPLAFYNKWTLPLSILFVFLAGLGQLFWWHKMSVENVNRVLLKPVVLSVVSTVAVLVFTPFVERTAVEAPAPGGAMTQAGLTGSLGTFWASYGTGLLLLLLVFVAFFALYGNGLVLWRIARGNPRLAGGAFAHVGLAVMVLGIVASSGFSRGLGVDPNGMGRKNFVVEHGQTVAVDGYRFTYRGTETNAEGRPAYVLDVVDPQGRRFTVRPVVYKSNKEQWIQHPDVRLGAWQDLFVAVSPSLMFETQQAPNTLTLSRGETARLDDGRLTLRFVDFDLNAGRAYLNDTTAIAVGATLEITEADGRIHTLTPVYLVARDGAVRLVPARLDDGRLEVAFTGMDVSTEAITLAVEGATVAPEDWLVVQAYEKPFINLVWMGILLLTFGFGLSAYRRAQDHRARRRETA, from the coding sequence ATGGCCGGTACGATAGGTCACCTGTTGATCCTGACGGCGCTCGTTGCCTGTGCCCTTGCCGGGCTCGCCTTCCTGCAGGCCAACCGCTCCGCCGGCAGCCCGACCGAATGGCAACGCATCGGGCGGGGCGCCTGGATGGTGATGCTCCTCGCGGTGACGGCCGCGTTCGGGCTGCTGATCTACCTGAACGTCACCCACCAGTTCCAGTACGCCTACGTGCACCAGCACACCTCGCGGGGGCTGCCGTTGAAATACCTGGTCTCGGCTTCGTGGGCCGGCCAGGAAGGGTCTTTCCTGCTCTGGATCGTCCTGAACGCCCTGGTCGGAGCCGCCCTGATCCGGTGGGCGGACCGGGACTACGAAGCCCCGGTGATGACGGTCGTTGCGTTCTGCCAGGTCTTCCTGATCTCGATGATCGCCGGGCTCAGGATCGGCGCCGTCTCGATCGGCTCCTCTCCCTTCCTCACGCTGGCCGAAAAGTTCCCCGATGCGCCGATGCTCCAGGCGGGCCTCGTCCCCAGCGACGGGCAGGGGCTGAACGACCTCCTGCAAAACTACTGGATGGCGATCCATCCCCCGACGCTCTTCGTCGGCTTCGCCTCGATGATCGTCCCGTTTGCCTTCGCGGTGGCCGCGCTGTGGAAGCGGCGCTACACCGAGTGGGTCCGCCCGGCCCTGCCCTGGACCCTTTTCGCCGTGATGGCGCTCGGGGTCGGCATCGCGATGGGGGGCTACTGGGCCTATGAGACGCTCTCCTTCGGCGGCTACTGGGCCTGGGATCCGGTCGAGAACTCGTCGCTGGTACCGTGGCTCATCGGCGTGGCCGCCGTGCACACGATGATCATCCAGAAGAAAAGCGGGATCAGCCAGAAGGCATCGCTCTTCCTGAGCATCCTCGCCTACATGCTCGTCATCTACTCGACCTTCCTGACGCGGAGCGGCATCCTGGGCGACATCTCGGTCCATTCGTTCGTCGACCTGGGGCTCTACAACCAGCTCCTGCTCTGGATTCTGGCGATGGGGGTGGTCGGCTTCGGCCTGCTCGCCTACCGCTACCGGGAGCTGCCCCGCCCCCGGCAGGAGCCGGCCCTGCTCTCGCGCGAGTTCATGATCTTCTGCGGGGCGATGCTGCTCTGTGCGGTGGGTGCCGTCGTGCTCCTGGGCACGAGCACCCCCATCATCGGCCGCCTCTTCCGGGACAACCCGTCGACCGTGCCGCTGGCGTTCTACAACAAATGGACGCTGCCGCTCTCGATCCTGTTCGTGTTCCTGGCCGGGCTCGGGCAGCTTTTCTGGTGGCACAAGATGAGCGTGGAAAACGTCAACCGGGTGCTGCTGAAGCCGGTCGTGCTGTCGGTGGTGAGCACCGTCGCCGTGCTCGTGTTCACGCCGTTCGTGGAGCGGACGGCCGTCGAGGCCCCGGCGCCGGGAGGCGCCATGACCCAGGCCGGCCTCACGGGTTCGCTCGGCACGTTCTGGGCCAGCTACGGCACGGGGCTGTTGCTGTTGCTCCTTGTCTTTGTGGCCTTCTTTGCCCTCTACGGCAACGGGCTGGTGCTCTGGCGCATCGCGCGGGGCAACCCGCGCCTGGCCGGCGGCGCCTTCGCCCACGTCGGCCTGGCCGTCATGGTGCTTGGCATCGTGGCCTCCAGCGGGTTCAGCCGGGGCCTGGGCGTCGACCCGAACGGCATGGGACGCAAGAACTTCGTCGTCGAGCACGGGCAGACTGTGGCCGTCGACGGCTACCGCTTCACCTACCGGGGCACCGAGACGAACGCCGAGGGCCGCCCGGCCTACGTGCTCGACGTGGTGGACCCGCAGGGCCGGCGCTTCACCGTCCGGCCGGTGGTCTACAAGAGCAACAAGGAACAGTGGATCCAGCATCCGGACGTCCGCCTGGGAGCGTGGCAGGACCTGTTCGTGGCCGTCTCGCCGAGCCTCATGTTCGAGACGCAGCAGGCCCCGAACACGCTGACCCTCTCCCGCGGCGAAACGGCCCGCCTGGATGACGGCCGCCTCACCCTCCGCTTCGTCGACTTCGACCTGAACGCCGGACGGGCCTACCTGAACGATACGACGGCCATCGCCGTAGGGGCCACGCTCGAGATCACCGAGGCGGACGGCCGGATCCACACCCTCACGCCCGTCTACCTGGTTGCCCGGGACGGCGCCGTACGCCTGGTGCCCGCCCGCCTCGACGACGGGCGGCTGGAGGTCGCCTTCACCGGGATGGACGTGAGCACCGAGGCGATCACCCTCGCCGTCGAGGGAGCCACCGTCGCCCCCGAAGACTGGCTGGTGGTACAGGCCTACGAGAAGCCGTTCATCAACCTGGTATGGATGGGTATCCTCCTGCTCACCTTCGGCTTCGGCCTGTCTGCATACCGGCGGGCACAGGACCATCGCGCCCGCCGCCGGGAAACCGCCTAG